One part of the Salmo salar chromosome ssa10, Ssal_v3.1, whole genome shotgun sequence genome encodes these proteins:
- the wnt2 gene encoding protein Wnt-2 — protein MNLLPSGICFYLSVAICWLTSRVDGSWWYMGTLGSQVMCDNIPGLINKQRQLCRQHPKVMQAIGAGIKDWIGECQHQFQNHRWNCNTMARDHNLFGRLLLRSSREAAFVYAISSAGVVHTLTRACSQGELQSCSCDPTKKGSSRDAKGTFDWGGCSDHVEHAMRFSQSFIDAKERKERDARALMNLHNNRAGRKAVKRFMSLECKCHGVSGSCSVRTCWLALADFRRTGDHLRRHYNGAVQVAMNQYGTGFTTAQRHFKRPSKNDLVYFEDSPDYCIRDQESGSVGTGGRVCNRTSRAVDSCEVMCCGRGYDTTRVSRTTKCECKFHWCCAVHCRDCNQEMDVHTCKAQT, from the exons ATGAACTTATTGCCAAGTggaatatgtttttatttatctgtAGCAATCTGCTGGCTAACGTCAAGGGTCGACGGATCTTGGTG GTACATGGGTACCCTCGGGTCGCAAGTGATGTGCGACAACATCCCCGGCTTAATCAACAAACAGCGGCAGCTGTGCCGCCAGCATCCCAAAGTTATGCAGGCGATCGGAGCCGGGATTAAAGACTGGATCGGAGAGTGCCAACATCAGTTTCAGAACCACCGCTGGAACTGCAATACCATGGCGCGAGACCACAACTTGTTCGGACGCCTACTGCTGCGTA GCAGTCGTGAAGCGGCCTTTGTGTACGCCATCTCCTCGGCTGGGGTGGTCCACACGCTGACCCGGGCTTGCAGCCAGGGAGAGCTGCAGTCGTGCTCCTGTGACCCCACCAAGAAGGGCTCGTCCCGGGACGCCAAGGGGACGTTCGACTGGGGCGGCTGCAGCGACCATGTGGAGCACGCCATGAGGTTCAGCCAGTCCTTCATAGACgccaaagagagaaaagagagagacgcCAGGGCTCTGATGAACCTCCACAACAACCGCGCTGGGAGAAAG GCGGTGAAGCGGTTTATGTCCCTGGAGTGTAAGTGTCATGGCGTGAGCGGCTCCTGCAGCGTCCGGACCTGCTGGCTGGCCCTGGCCGACTTCCGCCGCACAGGCGACCACCTGCGGCGGCACTACAACGGGGCGGTGCAGGTGGCCATGAACCAGTATGGCACGGGCTTCACCACCGCACAGCGACACTTCAAACGGCCCAGCAAGAACGACCTGGTCTACTTCGAGGACTCGCCAGACTACTGCATAAGAGACCAAGAGTCTG GCTCGGTGGGGACAGGAGGGCGGGTGTGCAACAGGACGTCTCGCGCCGTAGACAGCTGCGAGGTTATGTGCTGCGGCCGGGGCTACGATACAACACGCGTCAGCCGCACCACCAAGTGTGAGTGCAAGTTTCACTGGTGCTGCGCCGTGCACTGCCGGGACTGCAACCAGGAGATGGACGTGCACACCTGCAAGGCCCAGACATGA